From Mus musculus strain C57BL/6J chromosome 17, GRCm38.p6 C57BL/6J, the proteins below share one genomic window:
- the Fahd1 gene encoding acylpyruvase FAHD1, mitochondrial → MTQSCTMASTKPLSRFWEWGKNIVCVGRNYADHVKEMRSTVLSEPVLFLKPSTAYAPEGSPVLMPAYCRNLHHEVELGVLLGKRGEAIPEAAAMDYVAGYALCLDMTARDVQEECKKKGLPWTLAKSFTSSCPVSAFVPKEKIPDPHALRLWLKVNGELRQEGKTSSMIFSIPYIISYVSKIITLEEGDLILTGTPKGVGPIKENDEIEAGIDGVVSMRFKVKRSEY, encoded by the coding sequence atgacccaaagctgtactatGGCTTCCACCAAACCGCTGTCTCGTTTCTGGGAGTGGGGCAAGAATATCGTCTGCGTGGGGAGGAACTATGCAGATCACGTCAAAGAGATGCGCAGCACCGTGCTGAGTGAGCCTGTGCTTTTCCTGAAGCCGTCCACCGCGTACGCTCCCGAGGGCTCACCGGTGTTAATGCCCGCTTACTGCCGCAACCTCCACCACGAGGTGGAGTTGGGAGTGCTTCTGGGCAAGCGTGGTGAAGCGATCCCGGAGGCTGCAGCCATGGACTACGTGGCCGGCTATGCCCTGTGCCTGGACATGACTGCCAGAGATGTGCAGGAGGAGTGCAAGAAGAAGGGGCTGCCGTGGACCCTGGCTAAGAGCTTTACGTCCTCCTGCCCGGTCAGTGCCTTCGTGCCCAAGGAGAAGATTCCTGACCCTCATGCCCTAAGACTGTGGCTCAAGGTCAACGGAGAGCTCAGGCAGGAGGGCAAAACATCATCTATGATCTTTTCCATCCCCTACATCATCAGCTATGTTTCTAAGATAATAACCTTGGAAGAAGGAGATCTTATCTTGACCGGGACTCCAAAGGGAGTTGGGCCAATTAAAGAAAACGATGAGATCGAGGCCGGCATAGATGGGGTGGTTAGTATGAGGTTCAAGGTGAAAAGATCAGAATACTGA
- the Hagh gene encoding hydroxyacylglutathione hydrolase, mitochondrial isoform 1 precursor (isoform 1 precursor is encoded by transcript variant 1), which yields MVLGRGSLCLRSLSALGATCARRGLGQALLGLSLCHSDFRKNLTVQQDIMKVELLPALTDNYMYLIIDEDTQEAAIVDPVQPQKVIEAAKKHRVKLTTVLTTHHHWDHAGGNEKLVKLEPGLKVYGGDDRIGALTHKVTHLSTLQVGSLSVKCLSTPCHTSGHICYFVSKPGSSEPSAVFTGDTLFVAGCGKFYEGTADEMYKALLEVLGRLPPDTKVYCGHEYTVNNLKFARHVEPGNAAIQEKLAWAKEKYAIGEPTVPSTLAEEFTYNPFMRVKEKTVQQHAGETDPVTTMRAIRREKDQFKVPRD from the exons ATGGTGCTGGGTCGCGGGTCGCTGTGTCTCCGGAGCCTGTCAGCGCTGGGAGCCACCTGCGCGCGCCGTGGTCTGG GTCAGGCCCTGCTGGGACTATCTCTGTGTCACTCAGACTTCAGGAAGAATCTGACTGTGCAGCAAGACATAATGAAGGTTGAACTACTGCCTGCCCTGACTGACAACTACATGTACCTGATCATTGATGAGGACACCCAGGAGGCCGCCATCGTGGACCCAGTGCAACCACAGAAG GTTATAGAAGCTGCGAAAAAGCACCGTGTGAAACTGACCACAGTGCTCACCACTCACCACCACTG GGACCACGCTGGTGGGAACGAGAAGCTGGTGAAGCTGGAGCCTGGGCTGAAGGTTTATGGAGGTGATGACCGCATCGGAGCCTTGACTCACAAGGTCACACACCTCTCCACACTGCAG GTGGGGTCTCTCAGTGTCAAATGCCTGTCAACACCCTGCCATACTTCGGGACACATCTGTTACTTTGTGAGCAAGCCTGGGAGCTCAGAGCCTTCTGCTGTGTTCACAG GTGACACATTGTTTGTTGCTGGCTGTGGGAAGTTCTATGAGGGAACTGCAGATGAGATGTACAAGGCGCTGCTTGAAGTCTTGGGCCGGCTTCCTCCAGACACA AAAGTCTACTGTGGTCATGAATACACCGTAAACAACCTTAAGTTTGCACGCCATGTGGAGCCCGGCAATGCTGCCATTCAAGAGAAACTAGCCTGGGCCAAG GAGAAGTATGCCATCGGGGAGCCCACGGTGCCATCCACCCTGGCAGAAGAGTTCACCTACAACCCCTTCATGAGAGTGAA GGAGAAGACTGTGCAACAGCATGCTGGCGAGACAGACCCTGTGACCACCATGAGGGCCATCCGCAGGGAGAAGGACCAGTTCAAGGTGCCTCGGGACTGA
- the Hagh gene encoding hydroxyacylglutathione hydrolase, mitochondrial isoform X1, protein MKVELLPALTDNYMYLIIDEDTQEAAIVDPVQPQKVIEAAKKHRVKLTTVLTTHHHWDHAGGNEKLVKLEPGLKVYGGDDRIGALTHKVTHLSTLQVGSLSVKCLSTPCHTSGHICYFVSKPGSSEPSAVFTGDTLFVAGCGKFYEGTADEMYKALLEVLGRLPPDTKVYCGHEYTVNNLKFARHVEPGNAAIQEKLAWAKEKYAIGEPTVPSTLAEEFTYNPFMRVKEKTVQQHAGETDPVTTMRAIRREKDQFKVPRD, encoded by the exons ATGAAGGTTGAACTACTGCCTGCCCTGACTGACAACTACATGTACCTGATCATTGATGAGGACACCCAGGAGGCCGCCATCGTGGACCCAGTGCAACCACAGAAG GTTATAGAAGCTGCGAAAAAGCACCGTGTGAAACTGACCACAGTGCTCACCACTCACCACCACTG GGACCACGCTGGTGGGAACGAGAAGCTGGTGAAGCTGGAGCCTGGGCTGAAGGTTTATGGAGGTGATGACCGCATCGGAGCCTTGACTCACAAGGTCACACACCTCTCCACACTGCAG GTGGGGTCTCTCAGTGTCAAATGCCTGTCAACACCCTGCCATACTTCGGGACACATCTGTTACTTTGTGAGCAAGCCTGGGAGCTCAGAGCCTTCTGCTGTGTTCACAG GTGACACATTGTTTGTTGCTGGCTGTGGGAAGTTCTATGAGGGAACTGCAGATGAGATGTACAAGGCGCTGCTTGAAGTCTTGGGCCGGCTTCCTCCAGACACA AAAGTCTACTGTGGTCATGAATACACCGTAAACAACCTTAAGTTTGCACGCCATGTGGAGCCCGGCAATGCTGCCATTCAAGAGAAACTAGCCTGGGCCAAG GAGAAGTATGCCATCGGGGAGCCCACGGTGCCATCCACCCTGGCAGAAGAGTTCACCTACAACCCCTTCATGAGAGTGAA GGAGAAGACTGTGCAACAGCATGCTGGCGAGACAGACCCTGTGACCACCATGAGGGCCATCCGCAGGGAGAAGGACCAGTTCAAGGTGCCTCGGGACTGA